Proteins from a genomic interval of Gadus morhua chromosome 19, gadMor3.0, whole genome shotgun sequence:
- the gnsb gene encoding glucosamine (N-acetyl)-6-sulfatase (Sanfilippo disease IIID), b translates to MSTCSISALGERLDFTSRKHNFSQPSSRLSGPTVPILQMAYSERTPPPRHAQTGSSLCPAVSLLLVLFTCNVRYAACGASNIVLILSDDQDVELGGMTPMKKTKLLIGDAGATFSNAYTATALGCPSRSSILTGNYPHNHAVRNDSLAGNCSSPLWQKGPETLALPVYLSKRKYRTFFAGKYLEQYGTKEAGEFAHVPPGWDLWHALVGDTKYYNYSLSVNGKEEKHGDSYEKDYFTDLILNRSLEFLDKRSLGQPFFMMLSPPAAHAPWTAAPQYQKEFSDVKAPRDGSFNKPGKDKHWLLRQPPNPMAGSSMDFLDDAYRKRWQTLLSVDDMVEKLVKKLEDLKELNNTYIFYASDNGFHAGQFSLPIDKRQLYEFDIRVPLMVRGPGIAPKQIVKAPVLNIDLAPTILDISGSDLPIMDGQSFLSQMAPSLRSGPSRSCFLVEHTGEGSPVPDPACPKLGCGLSHCLPNCVCEDSYNNTYACVRTLVGINLQYCEFSDNESFVEVYNLTSDLSQLVNIVKKVDPALLQAMNQHLIKLQSCAGSSCHDNGINGLCQTTTK, encoded by the exons ATGTCAACTTGCTCAATCAGTGCGCTGGGCGAGAGATTGGACTTTACAAGCAGAAAACACAACTTTTCACAACCGAGTAGCAGGCTGTCAGGTCCAACAGTCCCAATACTTCAAATGGCCTATTCAGAGAGAACACCTCCGCCCAGACATGCTCAGACCGGGAGTAGCCTGTGTCCAGCTGTGAGCCTTCTCCTCGTGCTGTTTACCTGTAACGTCAGGTACGCAGCGTGCGGAGCGAGCAACATCGTCCTGATCCTCTCTGACGACCAGGATGTTGAACTGGGGGGAATg ACCCCGATGAAGAAAACCAAACTGCTGATAGGAGATGCGGGGGCGACGTTTTCAAACGCT TATACAGCCACGGCGCTTGGCTGTCCCAGCAGAAGCAGTATTTTGACGGGTAACTACCCCCACAACCACGCCGTGAGGAACGACTCTCTGGCGGGCAACTGCTCAAGTCCTCTGTGGCAGAAAGGCCCGGAGACCCTGGCGCTCCCCGTCTACCTCAGCAAACGGAAGTACCGCACGTTCTTCGCGGGGAAGTACCTGGAGCAg tATGGAACCAAGGAGGCCGGCGAGTTTGCGCACGTTCCACCCGGATGGGACCTCTGGCACGCACTG GTTGGAGACACCAAGTACTACAACTACAGTCTTTCAGTCAACGGTAAGGAAGAGAAGCATGGAGACAGCTATGAGAAGGATTACTTCACAGATCTCATA TTGAACCGGTCCCTTGAGTTCCTGGATAAGAGGAGCCTCGGGCAGCCGTTCTTCATGATGCTGTCCCCGCCTGCCGCCCACGCCCCCTGGACCGCCGCGCCACAGTACCAGAAGGAGTTCAGCGATGTCAAGGCTCCTCGCGATGGCAGCTTCAACAAGCCGGGGAAG GACAAACACTGGTTGCTGCGACAGCCCCCTAACCCCATGGCCGGCAGCTCGATGGACTTCCTGGATGATGCATACAGGAAGAG GTGGCAAACTCTCCTATCAGTAGATGATATGGTGGAAAAGCTGGTGAAGAAACTGGAAGACTTGAAGGAACTCAATAATACTTACATCTTCTACGCCTCGGATAACGGCTTCCACGCAG GTCAGTTCTCCCTGCCCATTGATAAGAGGCAGCTGTACGAGTTTGACATCCGGGTTCCCCTCATGGTGCGAGGTCCAGGCATCGCACCCAAACAAATAGTGAAG GCACCAGTATTGAACATTGACCTGGCTCCCACCATCCTGGACATATCGGGCTCCGATTTGCCAATAATGGACGGCCAGTCTTTCCTCTCTCAGATG GCCCCATCCTTGAGGAGCGGCCCCTCCCGGTCGTGTTTCCTGGTTGAACACACAGGAGAAGGTTCCCCAGTACCGGACCCTGCTTGTCCCAAACTCGGTTGTGGCCTCTCT CACTGTCTTCCCAACTGCGTCTGTGAGGACTCCtacaacaacacctacgcatGCGTCAGGACACTCGTTGGAATCAACTTGCAGTACTGCGAGTTTTCGGACAATGAA TCCTTTGTGGAGGTGTACAATTTGACATCAGACTTGAGCCAGCTAGTGAACATCGTTAAGAAGGTGGACCCAGCACTCCTGCAAGCCATGAACCAACATCTGATCAAGCTCCAGTCTTGTGCAGGTAGTAGCTGCCATGACAACGGTATCAATGGTTTGTGTCAAACGACAACCAAATAA
- the mrps24 gene encoding small ribosomal subunit protein uS3m — MAASLSSSPCAMMLRSLVKSGTVWNNLGARGLHVTAVQCKNHAARIRVGKGDRGVTYEQALHPHHIGHRKGWLSQHPCNLKGEEGAADRALEDVFIRRFMFGTFHGCLANEVVIKRRGNLLIVCALMLQKLPPQKFYFLTGYTESLLSHFYKCPVKLEIQTLQKQAVYKYL, encoded by the exons ATGGCGGCGTCCTTGAGCAGCAGTCCGTGTGCGATGATGTTG aGGTCTTTAGTGAAGTCTGGTACCGTATGGAACAACTTGGGTGCTAGGGGCCTTCATGTGACTGCTGTACAGTGCAAG AACCATGCGGCTCGTATCCGTGTGGGGAAAGGAGACAGAGGCGTGACCTACGAGCAGGCCCTGCACCCCCACCACATCGGACACCGCAAAGGGTGGCTATCCCAGCACCCCT GTAATCtcaaaggagaggagggtgcgGCCGACCGAGCATTAGAAGACGTGTTCATCAGACGCTTCATGTTCGGAACGTTCCACGGTTGCCTTGCCAACGAGGTCGTCATCAAGAGGCGGGGCAACCTGCTCATTGTGTGCGCGCTGATGCTGCAGAAACTCCCACCGCAGAAGTTCTACTTTCTGACGGGCTATACGGAGTCATTGCTATCCCACTTCTACAAATGTCCAGTTAAACTAGAGATCCAGACGCTACAGAAACAGGCGGTGTACAAATACTTGTga
- the nudcd3 gene encoding nudC domain-containing protein 3: MSSPVEMTEMYDHALLGILQHVGNVQDFLQVYFGFLYRKTDFYRLLSCPNDRMGFPPGIAEKMVQKAFKSFERLSEQGRDRRLKELKQKEEPKAPPPVEQEVLVESVPQQDNAEPNTEAVRVEKSSSEPEPSSACSSQPDTSPQATAGGPPQPSQDAKAEASSTDPASATSQTQYQADPDSYNGATRENYSWSQDYTDVEIRVFVSKTVVKGRQVLVNLLPGSVRVCVRDGAEEQVLMEGELPHKINTENSLWSLEPGRCVVLSLSKVGEVWWNAVLKGEKEIDINQINRERGMASVDEEEHAVLDRLSFDYHQKLQGKPQSHEMKVHDMLKKGWDAEGSPFRGQQFDPTMFDIPPSAVQF; the protein is encoded by the exons ATGTCTTCTCCCGTCGAGATGACAGAGATGTACGACCACGCGCTGCTGGGGATCCTGCAGCACGTCGGCAACGTTCAGGACTTCCTACAGGTCTACTTCGGCTTTTTGTACCGCAAAACTGACTTCTACCGCCTGCTGTCATGTCCCAACGACCGAATGGGCTTCCCTCCCGGCATCGCAGAGAAGATGGTTCAGAAG GCGTTTAAGAGCTTCGAACGGCTCTCGGAACAGGGCAGAGATAGGCGACTGAAGGAGCTTAAACAGAAAGAAGAACCCAAAGCACCGCCTCCCGTAGAGcaggaggtgttggtggagtcAGTACCACAGCAGGACAACGCTGAACCAAACACAGAAGCAGTCCGAGTAGAGAAGTCTTCCTCAGAACCAGAGCCATCTTCTGCATGCTCCTCTCAACCCGACACGAGTCCACAGGCTACTGCTGGTGGTCCTCCCCAGCCGTCCCAAGATGCCAAGGCAGAGGCTTCAAGCACAGACCCGGCTTCAGCAAC GAGTCAGACCCAGTACCAGGCAGACCCAGACAGCTACAATGGAGCCACAAGGGAAAACTACAGCTGGTCTCAGGACTACACGGACGTGGAGATCCGCGTGTTCGTCTCCAAGACGGTTGTCAAGGGCAGACAG GTGTTGGTGAACCTGCTGCCCGGcagcgtgcgcgtgtgtgtacggGACGGCGCCGAGGAACAAGTGCTGATGGAGGGAGAACTGCCGCACAAGATCAACACGGAGAACTCCCTGTGGAGCCTTGAACCAGGGCGCTGTGTGGTG CTGTCTCTCAGTAAGGTCGGGGAGGTGTGGTGGAATGCGGTGCTGAAAGGCGAGAAGGAGATCGACATTAACCAGATCAACCGGGAGCGTGGCATGGCGTCGGTGGACGAGGAGGAGCACGCCGTCCTGGACCGGCTCTCCTTCGACTACCACCAGAAGCTCCAAGGGAAGCCCCAGAGCCACGAGATG AAGGTGCACGACATGCTGAAGAAGGGGTGGGACGCTGAGGGCTCTCCGTTCCGGGGGCAGCAGTTCGACCCCACCATGTTCGACATCCCCCCCAGCGCGGTGCAGTTCTAA